A window of the Hordeum vulgare subsp. vulgare chromosome 5H, MorexV3_pseudomolecules_assembly, whole genome shotgun sequence genome harbors these coding sequences:
- the LOC123399685 gene encoding uncharacterized protein LOC123399685, with amino-acid sequence MEYVAVARSLTPMSRRTRHAHHLQLVADPPLQAPPPPLPPPLQPTTAGIGVGNGNGNGNGVQVQRQQQQQSQRRMDLEQEVSELKQQLSNEQTVHNILERALHAPANSSTSARSVLLNIPAFIPSKAKQLLAELVLVEEEIVRLESQIHTMKGSLTVSQQQRASVSMASSTYSYPASVYTNNNGNPLSVYTNNGTGSGNASNGGEAATRGNGTTSHSAPASARHGNNNVNGEATVGNGTPTHTAPTLARQASDQAAPEIKSMFFISQAMNAEYLQRHLAATAAADDKPAKSPREQARGSSGSATAVSPKLNGNIFGLPPRNSLEKQSDRAPEKPPRVSQQASPPTTMTKRDEQAKVQPNKLSERIVKCLAVIFIRLLRSSRVAEMEKSGNLARSGNLQGSFRIDATLNVAAAKEKDQRGQQDHYGIFGVPDSVVRDIGPYKNLVRFTSSAFDLRGFSSSPLLTKLREMLEALQQVDLRFLTHQQKLAFWLNIYNTCIMHGILQHGLPSNSEKLLALKNKATINVSGQKFNALVIENFVLRQPSSVKEEFWKCDVDVEEQRVRGLYGLNSSEPNILFAMCCGTRSSPALRIYKADRVMMDLEKAKLDYLQASLVVTSTRRLMIPGLIHSNMHDFSKDMESLLRWICDQLPTSWSLRKSMVDCLRGHQGHLKVEDVVEVIPYDYEFQYLLPM; translated from the exons ATGGAGTACGTGGCGGTGGCGAGGTCTCTGACTCCGATGAGCCGCAGGACTCGCCATGCCCACCACCTCCAGCTCGTCGCCGATCCTCCTCTGCaggctccgcctcctcctcttcctcctccg TTGCAGCCCACGACGGCAGGCATCGGcgtcggcaacggcaacggcaacggcaacggcgtgcaggtgcaacgacaacaacaacaacagagccaGAGGCGCATGGATCTTGAGCAAGAG GTGTCGGAGCTGAAGCAGCAGCTGAGCAACGAGCAGACGGTGCACAACATCCTCGAGCGCGCCCTGCACGCCCCGGCCAATTCATCAACCTCGGCGCGCTCCGTGCTCCTCAACATCCCGGCATTCATCCCATCCAAGGCCAAGCAGCTGCTCGCCGAGCTCGTGCTCGTCGAGGAGGAGATCGTGCGCCTCGAGTCCCAGATACACACCATGAAGGGCAGCCTGACGGTCTCGCAGCAGCAACGAGCATCAGTTTCAATGGCGTCCAGCACGTACTCCTACCCGGCAAGTGTCTACACCAACAACAATGGCAACCCGCTGAGTGTCTACACCAACAATGGCACTGGCAGTGGTAATGCCAGCAACGGAGGAGAAGCGGCTACACGGGGTAACGGCACGACGTCACACTCGGCTCCGGCGTCGGCTCGTCATGGCAACAACAATGTCAATGGAGAAGCTACGGTAGGTAACGGTACACCCACGCACACGGCGCCCACGTTGGCTCGTCAAGCCTCGGATCAGGCGGCGCCGGAGATCAAGTCCATGTTCTTCATCAGCCAGGCCATGAACGCCGAGTACCTCCAGCGTCACCTTGCGGCCACCGCCGCTGCTGATGACAAGCCGGCCAAGAGCCCGAGAGAGCAGGCCAGAGGATCATCAGGCTCCGCCACCGCCGTCAGCCCGAAGCTCAACGGTAACATCTTCGGCCTCCCGCCAAGAAACTCCCTTGAAAAG CAATCGGACCGAGCACCCGAAAAACCTCCAAGAGTCTCCCAACAAGCCTCGCCGCCGACGACGATGACCAAGAGGGACGAGCAGGCCAAGGTGCAACCGAACAAGCTGTCGGAGAGGATCGTGAAGTGCCTGGCGGTGATCTTCATCAGGCTGCTCCGGTCATCGCGGGTGGCGGAGATGGAGAAGTCCGGCAACCTGGCCAGGTCCGGGAACCTGCAGGGGAGCTTCCGGATCGACGCGACGCTGAACGTGGCGGCGGCCAAGGAGAAGGACCAGAGGGGGCAGCAGGACCACTACGGCATCTTCGGGGTGCCGGACTCCGTTGTCAGGGACATCGGCCCCTACAAGAACCTCGTCAGGTTCACGTCGAGTGCCTTCGACCTCAGAGGGTTCTCCAGCTCCCCTCTGCTCACCAAGCTGAG GGAGATGTTGGAGGCCTTGCAGCAGGTGGATTTGAGGTTTCTGACGCACCAGCAGAAGCTAGCGTTTTGGCTCAACATTTACAACACATGCATCATGCAC GGAATCCTGCAGCATGGTTTGCCCTCAAACTCTGAGAAGTTGCTGGCACTGAAGAACAAG GCAACCATCAATGTTTCAGGGCAGAAGTTCAATGCTCTGGTGATTGAAAATTTCGTCCTGAGGCAGCCATCCAGTGTGAAAGAA GAATTCTGGAAGTGCGATGTCGATGTCGAAGAACAGCGGGTGAGGGGTCTCTACGGATTGAATAGCTCGGAGCCAAACATTCTGTTTGCGATGTGCTGCGGCACCAGATCTTCACCAGCG CTGAGGATATACAAGGCGGACCGCGTGATGATGGATCTGGAGAAGGCGAAGCTGGACTACCTGCAGGCGTCGCTGGTGGTGACCTCGACGAGGAGGCTGATGATCCCGGGACTGATACACTCCAACATGCACGACTTCTCCAAGGACATGGAGTCGCTGCTCAGGTGGATCTGTGACCAGCTACCGACATCTTGGTCTCTCAGAAAATCCATGGTGGACTGCCTGAGGGGGCACCAGGGCCACCTCAAGGTTGaagacgtcgtggaggtgatCCCATATGACTATGAGTTCCAGTACCTGTTGCCCATGTGA
- the LOC123399684 gene encoding fatty acid amide hydrolase-like, whose amino-acid sequence MPKCSGVCSSAPRVAGLPVKMFAWVLETPVLGSVVLKKDQRLPRQQAKLMQFIFAGNLLGLPAITVPVGHDKQGLPIGLQLIGRPWGEAILLRVASAVEELCLKKRNRPSTFYDILKT is encoded by the exons ATGCCAAAATGTTCAGGAGTATGTTCTTCAGCTCCTCGGGTGGCCGGGCTTCCAGTGAAGATGTTCGCGTGGGTTCTCGAGACGCCGGTCCTCGGCTCTGTCGTGCTTAAGAAAGATCAAAGATTACCTCGTCAACAAG CCAAGCTGATGCAATTCATTTTTGCCGGGAACCTTCTTGGCTTGCCTGCCATTACTGTTCCT GTTGGTCATGACAAGCAAGGCCTTCCTATCGGCTTGCAACTGATAGGCCGTCCGTGGGGCGAGGCTATCTTATTGAGGGTGGCTTCGGCAGTAGAG GAGCTCTGCCTCAAGAAAAGAAATCGGCCATCCACGTTTTACGACATCCTGAAGACCTGA
- the LOC123399682 gene encoding uncharacterized protein LOC123399682, producing MGGGNHLSMKSLVRLVNEWEIQLLVLVSFTLQFFLFFSGRLRRRPIALRLSIWLSYLGADLVAAYVLGLISRQEVSSRHLAFFWAPFLLIHLGGQDTITAFAIEDNTLWRRHLLNLVVQMSLTLYIFWKSFDGGPNMKLLAPSILLFVTGTIKYGERTWALWCGSLRNIRDSVSDSGLSPPETSIIDTSSDPIFSALRSEKAMRYFFSGVRYPADAASRWHIDSLRPDLSTKLFGIIQIQLGLMFDDIYTKAMVLRTWSCTILRCISHVSFLAAFLLFFSVVGYKEERWYYSCVDTAITYGLFFGGFSLEVSSLFITIGSPWTLAWLKENTRQCTCTIVLGSIIRFIARCRYTGKRCPPNLMGQYTMLNYLLQSELHKSKLMSVIRKSVHAYWGTKAPLWISRAVDTRFVMVDEQMMRCVVWKMEQYLRYDGSRSSPQQHWPNLHPVLEKIVQAQGPNFDHLSIIKLHLFTEIQLSMYVWNGTAVDNDAYLVRRISNYMVYLLVNRPELLPIYDSGESGRDSIAQLYESLAGRDVEATLRQTILFLTLNGIQNPTEEECTEAKVSELREAWVGVLLHAASKSRPEIHAALLATGGELLTSIWLLMAHYQLGDVMDNPIEMSAANAPIPQRRYAF from the coding sequence ATGGGAGGGGGAAACCACTTATCAATGAAAAGCTTGGTGCGGCTGGTTAATGAGTGGGAGATCCAACTACTAGTGCTTGTTAGCTTCACACTAcagttctttctcttcttttctgGCCGCCTCCGGCGGAGACCCATAGCACTGAGATTATCCATCTGGCTATCTTATTTGGGAGCGGACTTGGTAGCAGCTTATGTCCTAGGCCTCATCTCGCGACAAGAGGTTTCCTCTCGTCATCTGGCCTTTTTCTGGGCGCCCTTCCTCCTCATACATCTAGGCGGACAAGACACCATCACTGCTTTTGCCATCGAGGACAACACTCTCTGGCGGAGgcatttgttgaatcttgttgtcCAAATGTCCCTCACCCTGTATATCTTTTGGAAATCATTTGATGGCGGCCCAAACATGAAGCTTCTTGCTCCTAGCATCCTACTGTTTGTTACCGGCACTATTAAGTATGGGGAGAGAACATGGGCTTTGTGGTGTGGCAGCCTGAGAAACATCAGGGACTCAGTCTCAGATTCAGGTCTCTCTCCTCCGGAAACCAGCATTATTGATACCTCTTCCGACCCTATTTTCTCTGCCTTGCGTTCAGAAAAGGCTATGCGTTATTTCTTTTCTGGCGTTAGGTATCCCGCTGACGCCGCTAGCCGTTGGCATATAGATAGTTTACGCCCAGACCTTTCAACCAAGTTATTTGGGATCATTCAGATTCAACTCGGCCTGATGTTTGATGATATCTATACTAAGGCCATGGTGCTTCGAACGTGGAGTTGCACAATACTTCGGTGCATCTCacatgtttcctttctcgccgCTTTTCTGCTCTTCTTTTCTGTAGTAGGATACAAAGAGGAGAGGTGGTACTACAGTTGTGTTGACACTGCAATCACCTATGGATTGTTTTTCGGCGGTTTCTCTCTTGAAGTTTCCTCATTATTTATCACCATAGGCTCACCTTGGACCTTGGCATGGCTAAAGGAAAATACCCGGCAGTGCACTTGCACCATCGTCCTCGGCTCCATCATCAGATTCATCGCTAGATGTAGGTATACAGGGAAAAGATGTCCCCCAAACTTAATGGGTCAGTACACCATGTTAAACTATTTGCTGCAGTCAGAACTGCATAAATCGAAATTGATGTCCGTGATTAGAAAATCCGTGCACGCATACTGGGGAACAAAGGCACCATTGTGGATCAGTAGGGCGGTGGACACAAGGTTCGTGATGGTGGATGAGCAGATGATGAGATGCGTCGTCTGGAAGATGGAACAGTATCTCCGCTATGATGGATCAAGAAGTAGCCCCCAGCAGCACTGGCCAAATCTACATCCAGTGCTAGAGAAGATAGTGCAGGCTCAAGGTCCCAACTTTGACCATCTCTCCATTATCAAGCTCCATTTATTCACAGAGATACAGCTGAGTATGTATGTATGGAATGGCACTGCTGTGGACAATGATGCTTATCTGGTCCGGAGGATATCCAACTATATGGTTTATCTTTTGGTCAATCGCCCTGAATTGCTGCCAATCTACGACAGCGGCGAAAGTGGTCGTGACTCAATAGCACAGCTCTATGAAAGTTTGGCCGGTAGGGATGTTGAGGCCACCCTGCGTCAAACAATTTTGTTTCTTACCTTAAATGGTATTCAAAACCCCACGGAGGAGGAGTGCACAGAAGCGAAGGTGTCAGAGCTCCGAGAGGCATGGGTAGGTGTGCTCCTTCATGCTGCCAGCAAGTCGCGGCCGGAGATACATGCGGCGCTGCTAGCCACGGGAGGGGAGCTCCTTACCTCCATCTGGCTGCTCATGGCCCACTACCAACTTGGGGATGTGATGGACAACCCCATCGAGATGTCGGCTGCTAATGCACCTATTCCTCAGCGCCGCTACGCCTTCTGA